The following coding sequences lie in one Arachis ipaensis cultivar K30076 chromosome B05, Araip1.1, whole genome shotgun sequence genomic window:
- the LOC107642317 gene encoding uncharacterized protein LOC107642317 has product MENMQSVSGKQDNSIMKSIEQRARSRGRSDLMTQRLKNRERQRRYRARKRLEAETKKPFVVQETPAVQVELQPNGNHNSFVTQPNENHNNFMTRIYCKRDWKKDARRVHLLKHQDTNGSIDHSSTLTSVPEVACLAVGNKTESMLEREVQFGSSVVVNNETPNRGLLGRRDWKAEARRKKS; this is encoded by the coding sequence ATGGAAAACATGCAAAGTGTCTCTGGAAAACAAGATAATTCCATAATGAAGTCCATTGAGCAAAGAGCACGCTCTAGAGGGCGTAGCGACTTAATGACTCAACGTCTGAAAAATCGAGAGAGGCAACGAAGATACAGGGCTCGCAAGCGTCTAGAAGCCGAAACCAAGAAGCCTTTTGTTGTACAAGAGACTCCAGCAGTGCAAGTAGAGCTACAACCAAATGGGAATCACAACAGCTTTGTGACTCAACCAAATGAGAACCACAACAACTTCATGACCCGCATATATTGCAAACGGGATTGGAAAAAGGATGCACGGCGGGTTCATCTTCTGAAGCACCAAGATACAAATGGATCAATTGATCATTCTTCAACATTAACTAGTGTTCCTGAGGTTGCATGTTTAGCTGTTGGGAATAAGACAGAATCCATGCTAGAGAGGGAAGTTCAGTTTGGATCTTCTGTTGTTGTCAATAATGAAACTCCTAATAGAGGCTTGCTGGGTAGAAGAGATTGGAAAGCAGAAGCTAGAAGAAAGAAAAGTTag